The region CGCGCCTGTCTCGATGACGCCGTAGAACTGGCGCCGGGTGCAACGACCCTGATCCCGACAGGGCTGGCGATTCACATTGCTGACCCGTCACTGGCCGCGGTGATCCTGCCGCGCTCTGGCCTGGGCCACAAGCATGGCGTCGTGCTGGGTAACCTGGTCGGCCTGATTGACTCTGACTATCAGGGTCAGCTGATGGTATCCGTCTGGAACCGTGGTCAGGACAGCTTCACCATTGAACCGGGCGAGCGTATCGCGCAGA is a window of Enterobacter hormaechei ATCC 49162 DNA encoding:
- the dut gene encoding dUTP diphosphatase; this translates as MMKKIDVKILDPRVGEQFPLPTYATSGSAGLDLRACLDDAVELAPGATTLIPTGLAIHIADPSLAAVILPRSGLGHKHGVVLGNLVGLIDSDYQGQLMVSVWNRGQDSFTIEPGERIAQMVFVPVVQAEFNLVADFDATDRGEGGFGHSGRR